The Faecalibacterium prausnitzii genome includes a window with the following:
- a CDS encoding chromate transporter yields the protein MKKISTLFWTFLKIGAFTFGGGYAMVALLEHEFVEEKQWVSREEFLDMVAIAESTPGPVAVNSATYIGYKIDGTAGAAASTVAVCIPSFVVIYCISLFFDRFLSLTVVAHAFRGIQVCVIYLILSAGLKMLRQLERNAFNVCILAAVIAAMVGCSVAAVSFSSIYYILLSGAAGVLLYLVKKAGAGR from the coding sequence ATGAAAAAAATTTCGACCCTGTTCTGGACATTCCTGAAGATCGGCGCGTTTACCTTTGGCGGCGGCTATGCCATGGTCGCCCTGCTGGAGCACGAATTCGTCGAGGAAAAACAGTGGGTGTCCAGAGAGGAATTTCTGGATATGGTCGCCATCGCCGAGTCAACGCCCGGCCCCGTGGCGGTGAACAGCGCCACCTACATCGGCTATAAGATCGACGGCACCGCAGGAGCGGCAGCTTCCACGGTGGCCGTCTGCATCCCGTCCTTTGTGGTCATCTACTGCATCTCGCTGTTTTTTGACCGCTTTCTGAGCCTGACGGTGGTAGCCCATGCGTTCCGGGGCATCCAGGTCTGCGTCATCTACCTCATCCTCTCGGCGGGGCTGAAGATGCTGCGCCAGCTGGAACGGAATGCGTTCAACGTCTGCATCCTGGCGGCGGTCATCGCGGCCATGGTGGGCTGTTCGGTCGCGGCGGTGTCGTTTTCGTCCATCTACTACATCCTGCTCAGCGGGGCAGCGGGGGTGCTGCTCTATCTTGTGAAGAAAGCGGGTGCGGGAAGATGA